Proteins encoded by one window of Ghiorsea bivora:
- a CDS encoding pseudouridine synthase, with the protein MTQKLEPKLERLEKIMSRLGYGARRDVPHWIREGWLTVNGEKPKSASVKVYAGDVELDGEPLDHPFGLTVIYHKPLGTVCSRKEEGRIIFEDFPERWLDRKPPLSSVGRLDKETSGLLIVTDDGQLNHYLTSPKHHISKTYEVTLDSPLQGNEVETFASGTLMLEADDKPCLPAELMITGEKTVQVVLHEGRYHQVRRMFAAVGNHVTALKRTHTGNLSLESLNLQAGDYQTIEVEALKQLIG; encoded by the coding sequence ATGACACAAAAACTAGAGCCGAAATTAGAACGATTGGAAAAAATTATGTCACGGTTGGGGTATGGTGCCAGACGGGATGTGCCACATTGGATTCGTGAAGGTTGGCTGACAGTGAATGGTGAAAAACCCAAGTCGGCATCGGTTAAAGTGTATGCAGGTGATGTGGAGCTTGATGGTGAACCGCTTGACCATCCTTTTGGTTTAACCGTGATATACCATAAACCTTTGGGCACGGTATGTTCACGCAAAGAAGAAGGACGCATTATTTTTGAAGATTTCCCAGAGCGTTGGTTGGATAGAAAACCACCACTTTCTAGTGTAGGGCGTTTGGATAAAGAGACATCCGGTTTATTGATTGTCACCGATGATGGGCAACTTAATCATTATTTAACCAGCCCCAAACACCATATTTCCAAAACTTATGAAGTAACTTTGGATAGCCCACTTCAAGGCAATGAAGTTGAAACCTTTGCTTCAGGTACACTGATGTTGGAGGCCGATGATAAACCATGTTTGCCTGCAGAGTTGATGATTACAGGCGAGAAAACAGTGCAAGTGGTATTGCATGAAGGGCGTTATCACCAAGTACGGCGTATGTTTGCCGCAGTGGGTAACCATGTGACAGCCCTAAAGCGCACACATACAGGGAATCTGTCATTGGAATCGCTGAATTTGCAAGCTGGTGACTACCAAACCATTGAGGTTGAAGCCTTAAAACAGCTTATTGGGTAA
- a CDS encoding methyltransferase, whose protein sequence is MESPVLSLLLKAAINAAPKRVAFINVTAHPLLLELTQQAGECVLSQTFKPYILDLDALGLSVSDMQGQSKHAQPNHTQFDLVLLIPSKDKKQSLGWMAQAFALLNEHGKLMVACENQYGAKSYESALKKLAGQVAASSKRKCRLFSAKKTATLNVGLQQQWLDASQPSLIESHGLWAQAGLFSWKTADIGSQFLLKHLPVFQGKGMDLCCGYGLLAAHVLKTSQSITHLHLVEAERSALDCAKKNVADIVTDDGVVSFHHLDAANENLPRHLNFVVCNPPFHTGQSRDVELGQTIVNKACGALTHGGELYLVANRQLPYEHILKAHLREVECLAVGDGFKVIRGKK, encoded by the coding sequence ATGGAATCACCTGTGTTATCCTTACTTTTAAAGGCTGCAATCAACGCGGCACCCAAACGTGTGGCTTTCATCAATGTCACGGCACACCCTTTATTACTTGAGCTTACACAACAAGCAGGTGAATGTGTTTTAAGCCAAACATTTAAACCTTATATTTTGGATCTTGATGCCTTGGGTTTGTCTGTATCTGATATGCAAGGGCAATCTAAGCATGCACAACCTAATCATACACAATTCGACCTTGTATTATTGATACCAAGCAAAGATAAAAAACAATCCTTGGGTTGGATGGCACAAGCTTTTGCACTCTTGAACGAACATGGTAAACTGATGGTTGCTTGTGAAAACCAATATGGTGCAAAATCGTATGAATCAGCACTTAAAAAACTGGCAGGGCAAGTGGCTGCAAGTTCTAAGCGTAAATGTCGATTGTTTTCAGCTAAAAAAACCGCAACATTGAATGTTGGGTTGCAACAACAGTGGTTGGATGCAAGCCAACCAAGTCTGATTGAAAGTCACGGCTTATGGGCGCAAGCAGGTTTGTTTAGCTGGAAAACTGCGGATATAGGTTCACAATTTTTGTTGAAACATTTGCCTGTTTTTCAAGGTAAAGGTATGGACTTATGTTGTGGTTATGGTTTGTTAGCTGCACATGTTTTAAAAACTTCGCAAAGCATTACACATTTGCATTTGGTTGAAGCTGAAAGATCGGCACTGGATTGTGCAAAAAAGAATGTGGCTGATATTGTGACAGATGATGGGGTTGTAAGTTTTCATCATTTGGATGCAGCCAATGAAAACCTGCCCAGACACCTTAATTTTGTGGTATGCAATCCCCCTTTTCATACTGGGCAAAGCAGGGATGTGGAGCTTGGGCAAACGATAGTCAATAAGGCATGTGGTGCGTTGACGCATGGTGGTGAATTGTACCTTGTAGCCAATCGGCAGTTGCCGTATGAACATATATTAAAAGCACACTTGCGTGAAGTAGAATGCCTAGCTGTAGGTGATGGTTTCAAAGTAATCAGAGGCAAAAAATAA
- a CDS encoding ATP-dependent helicase encodes MNEVTSNQLNEAQYRAVHYRGGPLLVLAGAGSGKTRVITERIGALVERDVPLDAITAVTFTNKAAKEMRERLELRLGEEKVKRLRICTFHALGLMMVREHAALVGRRQRLSIFAVNEQKSAMRSVLADLKLPTDADQVDRILTKISQMKNGMLESKDNVLSMVADKYDTLLQKMNAVDFDDLIVLPLRILNGDAEARALWQSRCRHFLVDEYQDSSRMQYDFVRLLAPGNANLTVVGDDDQSIYGWRGAEVRNLFQLERDYPSLEVIKLEENYRSTGAILQGSNSLIANNSERLGKKLRSNLGVGKPIRIWVAETSEDEAERVVAEIRSQRAVTQIKWDDCCILYRSSFKSRAFEMALREADIPYHVSGGLSFFDRAEVQDFLAYLKLIGNFSDDLALMRAISRPRRGIGSKALELLGQFAHEKQCSLLEAALEDGFQHAKANVLKAFGQMLVDIEHVFLHGEPDDAFDMLLERSGLEDAIRAEAEDENEAERRMGNIMSLRRWWLRHSENGGDLSSFLQHVFLAADDKDDDPQGQVRLMTVHAAKGLEFSHVFVVGMEDGGFPHKNAVAENRLEEERRLMYVAMTRARFRLTLSYAKSQRKFGQVEKMGPSPFLKEIDGDVLHWVDKTPDTEEGKMAAKEEVDAHMAAIREMLGLN; translated from the coding sequence ATGAATGAAGTCACCTCTAACCAACTTAATGAAGCCCAGTATCGTGCAGTGCATTACAGGGGTGGCCCCTTGTTGGTGCTGGCTGGTGCAGGTTCGGGTAAAACACGTGTAATCACTGAGCGCATTGGTGCTTTGGTGGAGCGTGATGTGCCATTGGACGCAATTACAGCGGTAACTTTTACCAATAAAGCAGCCAAAGAAATGCGAGAGCGTTTGGAGTTGCGGTTGGGTGAAGAGAAAGTAAAACGTCTGCGGATTTGTACCTTCCATGCGCTTGGTTTGATGATGGTGAGAGAACATGCGGCATTGGTCGGGCGAAGGCAGCGACTTTCTATTTTTGCGGTGAATGAGCAGAAGTCCGCCATGCGCTCGGTATTGGCAGATTTAAAATTGCCTACCGATGCCGACCAAGTGGATAGAATTTTAACAAAAATATCGCAGATGAAAAATGGTATGTTGGAATCTAAGGACAATGTATTGTCCATGGTTGCCGATAAATACGACACTTTATTGCAAAAAATGAATGCGGTGGACTTTGATGATTTGATTGTGTTGCCCTTGCGAATCCTTAATGGTGATGCTGAGGCAAGAGCATTGTGGCAAAGCCGTTGTCGGCATTTTTTGGTGGATGAATACCAAGATTCCAGTCGTATGCAGTATGATTTTGTGCGTTTGTTGGCGCCTGGCAATGCCAATCTCACCGTAGTGGGTGATGATGACCAATCCATTTACGGTTGGCGTGGCGCAGAGGTGAGAAACCTGTTTCAGTTGGAGCGGGATTATCCATCGTTGGAAGTGATTAAGTTGGAAGAAAACTACCGTTCCACAGGGGCTATTCTTCAAGGTTCCAATAGTTTGATTGCAAACAATTCTGAGCGTTTGGGCAAGAAACTACGCTCCAACCTTGGCGTTGGTAAACCGATTCGTATATGGGTTGCTGAAACATCAGAAGATGAAGCTGAACGTGTGGTTGCTGAAATAAGGTCGCAGCGGGCAGTAACACAAATCAAGTGGGATGATTGTTGTATTTTATACCGTTCATCCTTCAAATCACGTGCCTTTGAAATGGCATTAAGAGAAGCTGATATACCTTACCATGTCAGTGGTGGTTTGTCCTTTTTTGACAGGGCAGAAGTGCAAGACTTTTTAGCTTATTTAAAGCTGATTGGTAACTTTTCAGATGATTTGGCATTGATGCGCGCCATTTCAAGACCACGGCGGGGGATTGGCAGCAAAGCTTTGGAATTATTGGGTCAGTTTGCCCATGAAAAACAATGTTCCTTGCTTGAAGCTGCGTTGGAAGATGGTTTTCAACATGCTAAAGCGAATGTACTCAAAGCTTTTGGGCAAATGCTGGTAGATATCGAACATGTGTTTTTGCATGGTGAGCCAGATGATGCTTTTGATATGTTGTTGGAGCGCTCAGGGCTTGAAGATGCTATTCGGGCCGAAGCCGAAGATGAGAATGAAGCAGAGCGACGCATGGGGAATATCATGAGCTTGCGCCGTTGGTGGTTAAGACATAGTGAAAACGGGGGTGATTTATCATCCTTTTTGCAACATGTCTTCTTGGCGGCTGATGATAAAGATGATGACCCACAAGGGCAGGTTCGTTTGATGACAGTGCATGCAGCCAAAGGTTTGGAGTTTTCGCATGTGTTTGTAGTTGGCATGGAAGATGGTGGTTTTCCGCATAAAAACGCGGTCGCAGAGAATCGTTTGGAAGAAGAACGACGTTTGATGTATGTTGCCATGACCAGGGCACGGTTTAGGTTGACGTTAAGTTATGCCAAGTCGCAGCGAAAATTTGGACAAGTTGAAAAAATGGGGCCTTCGCCATTTTTGAAAGAAATCGATGGGGATGTATTGCATTGGGTGGATAAAACACCAGATACCGAAGAAGGGAAAATGGCAGCCAAAGAAGAGGTGGACGCGCATATGGCAGCGATTCGTGAGATGTTGGGGTTGAATTGA
- a CDS encoding MlaA family lipoprotein, whose translation MKKMIILVFLALLQTGCATAENDFDPLEPMNRKIDAFNTVVDEATMRPLAKGYTAVVPKGGRDIVTNFFSNLLEPNTIINDVLQGKLVQGFADSTRFVLNSTLGVLGLFDVASKFGLEKHKEDFGQTLAVWGVGQGAYIVYPVLGPNSVRNTPGTVMSYYLDGASYFYMIMNPPAVIAATALKYINDRANIEDFVKMRDEMALDAYVFVREGWRQSREYRIYDGHPPAPQPTEGDDFEDEFADEFD comes from the coding sequence ATGAAAAAAATGATAATACTCGTTTTTTTGGCTTTGTTGCAAACAGGTTGTGCTACGGCTGAAAATGATTTTGACCCGTTAGAGCCGATGAATAGAAAGATAGATGCTTTTAATACAGTGGTGGATGAGGCGACCATGCGCCCACTTGCCAAAGGTTATACTGCTGTCGTGCCTAAGGGTGGTCGTGATATAGTGACGAATTTTTTTAGTAATTTGTTAGAACCCAACACTATTATTAATGATGTATTGCAAGGTAAATTGGTGCAAGGGTTCGCTGATAGTACGCGTTTTGTGCTCAACTCTACCTTAGGTGTATTGGGTTTGTTTGATGTGGCATCAAAATTTGGTTTGGAAAAACATAAAGAAGATTTTGGACAAACACTTGCAGTTTGGGGTGTGGGTCAAGGGGCATACATTGTGTACCCTGTGTTAGGTCCTAACTCTGTGCGTAATACACCAGGTACTGTGATGAGTTATTACCTTGATGGAGCATCGTATTTTTATATGATTATGAACCCACCTGCTGTGATTGCAGCAACAGCGTTGAAATATATTAATGATAGAGCAAACATCGAAGATTTTGTAAAAATGCGTGATGAGATGGCATTGGATGCCTATGTGTTCGTGCGTGAAGGTTGGCGACAAAGTCGTGAGTATCGTATTTATGATGGGCATCCGCCAGCACCCCAACCCACGGAAGGTGATGATTTTGAAGATGAATTTGCGGATGAGTTCGATTGA
- the trmFO gene encoding methylenetetrahydrofolate--tRNA-(uracil(54)-C(5))-methyltransferase (FADH(2)-oxidizing) TrmFO yields MSQQQTIHIIGAGLAGSEAAWQLAKQGFAVNLYEMRPTRMTPAHKTDKCAELVCSNSFRADNLENAVGLLHEEMRQLDSLIMFTGDACKVPAGGAMAVDRELFSSTVTQKLENEPLITLIKEEVTEIPKDGIVLIASGPLTSDALYQSIQQLTGEEHLSFFDAIAPVVDAETVNMDIAYWKSRYDKNVVEGEDGDYLNCPMNEEQYKTFIQELLNAEYMAFKDFEDVPFFDGCMPIEVMAERGIDTPRFGPMKPVGLEHPETGEEFYAVVQLRQDNRAKSLLNIVGFQTKMKYSEQLRVFRMIPGLEEAEFFKLGSLHRNTFIKSPLLLDKSLRLKKEPRIMFAGQITGVEGYVESASMGLMAGRFIADIMRGHEPNIPPEDTAMGALLGHISGTHISSFQPMNINFGLLPTAPKRDGKKRLKKSERRRLVSDKALASLAAWKNI; encoded by the coding sequence ATGAGCCAGCAACAAACCATTCACATCATAGGCGCAGGTTTGGCTGGCTCAGAAGCGGCTTGGCAATTAGCCAAACAAGGTTTTGCAGTCAACTTGTATGAAATGCGTCCAACCCGCATGACACCAGCGCATAAAACGGATAAATGCGCAGAGCTTGTTTGTTCCAACTCATTCCGTGCGGACAACTTGGAAAATGCAGTGGGTTTATTGCATGAAGAAATGCGTCAGCTTGATTCACTCATCATGTTTACAGGCGATGCATGCAAAGTGCCTGCTGGTGGCGCGATGGCTGTGGATAGAGAGTTGTTTTCTAGCACGGTTACCCAAAAATTAGAAAATGAACCATTAATTACACTCATCAAAGAAGAAGTCACTGAAATACCCAAAGATGGTATCGTCCTTATTGCCTCTGGACCTTTAACATCCGATGCTTTGTATCAATCTATTCAGCAACTTACAGGCGAAGAGCATTTGAGTTTCTTTGATGCAATTGCTCCCGTTGTGGATGCTGAAACTGTGAACATGGACATTGCCTACTGGAAATCACGCTATGATAAAAATGTAGTCGAAGGTGAAGATGGCGATTATTTAAATTGCCCTATGAATGAAGAACAATACAAAACCTTTATTCAAGAGTTGTTAAATGCTGAATACATGGCGTTTAAAGACTTTGAAGATGTACCATTTTTTGATGGCTGCATGCCGATTGAAGTCATGGCTGAGCGAGGCATTGATACCCCCCGCTTTGGTCCGATGAAACCTGTGGGGTTAGAACACCCTGAAACAGGTGAGGAATTTTATGCTGTGGTGCAACTACGCCAAGATAATCGTGCCAAAAGCCTTTTAAATATTGTTGGTTTTCAAACCAAAATGAAATATAGCGAACAACTGCGCGTATTCCGCATGATTCCAGGTCTAGAAGAAGCCGAGTTCTTTAAGCTAGGAAGTTTGCACCGCAACACATTCATCAAATCCCCTCTTCTGTTGGACAAATCACTTCGCCTGAAAAAAGAACCACGCATTATGTTTGCGGGTCAAATCACGGGGGTGGAAGGTTATGTGGAATCAGCAAGCATGGGGTTGATGGCTGGCAGGTTTATCGCTGACATCATGCGCGGTCATGAACCCAACATTCCACCTGAAGATACTGCTATGGGCGCATTATTAGGACATATTTCAGGCACACATATTTCAAGCTTTCAACCCATGAATATCAATTTTGGCTTGCTGCCCACCGCTCCCAAACGCGATGGTAAGAAACGCCTTAAAAAGTCCGAACGCAGACGTTTGGTGTCTGATAAAGCCTTGGCATCATTAGCAGCTTGGAAAAATATCTAA
- a CDS encoding CvfB family protein, with translation MVSIGKINTLRIVKEVDFGIYLDGGKEYCEILLPIRYVPKNVQTDDDIEVFIYFDSEDRIIATTEAPYAQVGEFAFLEVVDVNNTGAFMNWGLMKDLLLPYDEQTHRPEVGKSYVVYILQDGTTGRPIASMKIRDFLDDESLNEFKVGQEVSLMSANKTDLGYQMIINNTHVGLLHQHEVIRSIKHGEKFQGFIQNIREDRKIDVCLHLKPSEKTAEITDLILYKLKANGGFLNLHDKSDPKDIQKTFGISKGMFKKALGALYKQKKISITSDGIRLL, from the coding sequence ATGGTCTCTATTGGAAAAATAAATACATTACGCATCGTTAAAGAAGTTGATTTTGGCATATATTTAGATGGTGGAAAAGAATATTGTGAAATACTCTTACCCATACGTTATGTACCAAAAAATGTGCAAACTGATGATGACATTGAAGTGTTTATCTACTTTGATTCAGAAGATCGTATTATTGCCACCACAGAAGCACCTTATGCCCAAGTTGGCGAGTTTGCTTTTTTAGAAGTCGTTGATGTAAACAATACAGGGGCCTTTATGAATTGGGGCCTGATGAAAGATTTATTGCTGCCTTATGATGAGCAAACCCACCGCCCAGAAGTTGGTAAATCGTATGTGGTATATATTTTACAAGATGGCACAACGGGTCGCCCTATTGCCTCCATGAAAATCCGTGATTTTTTGGATGATGAATCGTTAAATGAATTCAAAGTTGGGCAAGAAGTATCGCTGATGAGTGCCAATAAAACCGATTTGGGTTATCAAATGATTATCAACAATACACATGTCGGTTTATTGCATCAGCATGAAGTGATTCGCAGCATCAAACATGGTGAAAAGTTCCAAGGTTTTATCCAAAACATCCGAGAAGACCGAAAAATCGATGTTTGTTTGCACCTCAAACCCAGTGAAAAAACAGCTGAAATTACAGACCTTATCTTATACAAACTCAAAGCCAATGGTGGTTTCTTAAACTTGCATGATAAAAGCGACCCCAAAGACATACAAAAGACCTTTGGCATCAGCAAAGGCATGTTCAAAAAAGCTTTGGGGGCCCTGTATAAACAAAAAAAAATAAGCATAACCTCAGATGGTATCCGCCTGTTATAA
- a CDS encoding DUF805 domain-containing protein — MQHFIRAFELYGVFTGRSTREEYWMFTLIYLLVYLVLSAIALMFESQVFQVMLTILSFAVIIPSLSITARRLHDVGRSGWWQLSPYIGMVFSLVGIFQESKVLMISGAIFMLTLFVILLVFLVKPSEEDNKYGKKTLNA; from the coding sequence ATGCAACATTTTATCAGAGCATTTGAATTGTACGGTGTGTTCACAGGCCGTTCCACACGCGAAGAATATTGGATGTTCACCTTGATTTATTTACTGGTCTATCTTGTGCTTTCAGCCATTGCATTGATGTTTGAAAGCCAAGTATTTCAAGTTATGCTAACCATACTCTCTTTTGCTGTCATCATCCCCAGCTTAAGCATCACAGCCCGCCGCTTACATGATGTAGGGCGCTCAGGCTGGTGGCAACTTTCACCTTATATTGGCATGGTTTTCAGCTTGGTTGGCATATTCCAAGAATCAAAAGTGTTAATGATAAGCGGTGCTATTTTCATGCTCACCCTTTTTGTTATTTTATTGGTATTCCTCGTCAAACCCAGCGAAGAAGACAATAAATATGGTAAAAAAACTCTGAACGCCTAA
- a CDS encoding TolB family protein, translated as MKKLLAISFAFISVSSAYAQEQPQLLFNNPIIDITYPDVAGDYLVYSQRVHKSHQIMQLNRHQLGGAAKHVDAAFTNEVVRYGAAIANGDIAFVSNRLGTLTPWFASEHAQVAMHPGMFQSLLMPNHLEVSANGDTWVFDSSLETSRALRISKQFTDKKLDHELLGQAWRMYHERLWLKKSGYPKTEEGMENTFAQPQLFVMHPNNNSLTMLGDGFDATLSQDGKSMVFVRETHGNFDLWMQNLDGTGLKRLTKNIYADVEPSFSPDGQRVAFVSNRNSRGDVLQTFIHVLNIQTGKITAVTSGMGTIDGGPSWLDNHTIIFHSNRDPKAPSTDTVDNWRLWTVALPK; from the coding sequence ATGAAAAAATTACTCGCCATATCTTTTGCTTTCATCAGCGTTAGCTCAGCTTATGCGCAAGAGCAACCACAGCTCCTTTTTAACAACCCTATCATCGACATTACTTACCCTGATGTAGCGGGTGATTATTTGGTGTACTCACAACGTGTACATAAATCCCACCAAATTATGCAATTGAACCGCCATCAGCTGGGTGGCGCAGCCAAACATGTGGATGCTGCATTTACAAACGAAGTGGTACGTTATGGCGCAGCCATTGCCAATGGTGATATTGCCTTTGTTAGCAATCGACTAGGTACGCTTACACCTTGGTTTGCAAGCGAACATGCACAAGTTGCCATGCATCCAGGTATGTTTCAGTCATTATTGATGCCCAATCACCTTGAAGTATCCGCAAACGGTGATACTTGGGTGTTTGACAGCAGCTTAGAAACTTCTCGCGCCCTGCGTATTAGCAAACAATTCACCGACAAAAAACTTGACCATGAGCTGCTAGGTCAAGCTTGGCGTATGTATCATGAGCGTTTATGGCTAAAAAAATCAGGTTACCCTAAAACAGAAGAAGGCATGGAAAACACCTTTGCCCAACCCCAACTGTTTGTTATGCACCCCAATAATAATAGCCTCACCATGTTGGGTGATGGTTTCGATGCAACTTTATCTCAAGATGGTAAAAGCATGGTATTTGTGCGAGAAACCCATGGTAACTTCGACCTTTGGATGCAAAACTTGGATGGTACAGGTCTCAAACGTTTGACCAAAAACATCTATGCCGATGTTGAGCCAAGCTTTAGCCCCGATGGTCAACGTGTTGCCTTTGTTTCCAACCGAAATAGCCGTGGTGATGTATTACAAACCTTTATTCATGTACTCAACATACAAACAGGAAAAATTACAGCCGTAACATCGGGTATGGGCACCATTGATGGCGGTCCATCTTGGCTTGATAATCATACCATTATATTCCACTCCAACCGCGACCCTAAAGCGCCAAGTACCGATACAGTGGACAACTGGCGTTTATGGACAGTAGCTTTGCCGAAATAA